The sequence below is a genomic window from Gopherus evgoodei ecotype Sinaloan lineage chromosome 9, rGopEvg1_v1.p, whole genome shotgun sequence.
AGTTACAGTTTTAATATTTTAGAAAACATAGACCCCACTACACATGGAAATAAGACAAAAGCCATATATCCTTGCCTTGTGGAAAGTGTTTGTTTCCCTTCCATCACGTTACTACTAGTATACAAACGATTTTTCAATCTTTGAAGTGTAGTATGTGTGTATATAGCATCAAGTAGATCACTTTAACAAGCAGCATTCAGAGGAACACATTTCAAATCCCTCCCAAATCACAGATTCTATTTCAAGAATAGGAAGAGCTACAGTTTTCCTATAAGGATCCAAAACATCACTCAACCCCAATCCCCTTGATGTCACTGGGAATCTTGTCTAAGGAGTGCAGCATGAGTCCCACGTTTGCAGCTTTTGGGTTTTATAATTTAAGTAACATATAGTAACATGTCTGATATAGACAGATTAGGAATTCAGTGTTCACATCCTATATAGTTTACCCTCAATCAGTTTCTAGTTCAAGTTTGTGTGGTATATTATGTACACTGTGAATACAGACTTCAAGCAtaactaaattcagtttaaattactcaaacttttaaaaactaattatACCAAGATAAATGAAACAGGTGATTTAACACAATTTGCTGTAAATACTGCTGtaaattttcttcttttattactGTACAAATAGCAGACATAAAACAATGCCAAAACAGGGTACAGGCAAACAATATATGTAGTCTCTGGTCTTCATTAACATGGTTAATCCTGCAATGCACCTAGTCAGGTTAAgtatttactatttgtatttgAAGGTACGCAATCAATGAATCCCAGTAAAAATGTCTAAACAGTTAAATATGCAAACACTACTGGCAGGCTATACAGGTGATAGATACAGTGGTAATTTTACATTGTGAATGCTATTTTCAATAACTAGAATAAAACTCTAAATACCAAACACTGTTTGAGGCATTTTTGTTCATACCAACTCTCGCTCTCTGAGAACATATATGGTCCTGAAGGATGCTTGACCTGCTTCATCTGCATCATTTGCAAGGCCAATAAGTTCATAAACAGGGTCATAAACAAATCTTGGCCTGAAGTTTACACTTCATTTTCATCAGAACATGTTAAGGGGACATAATAGTCCAGGCCCAGATTGTAGTCTACATTAAAATTGACTGATGGTGTAAAttcacaagattattttaaattCCCCTCTTacaatcaggtttgttttttttaaaatagcaaacatTTCTGTTGAAGTAACATGGCAAGCAGCAATACATATTTTTATGCTTCTAGTAATAAATTCAGATGTTTGGAAATGGGGGAAGCAAGAAAAATGTCTGTTACTAGGAGGTTGTTTCAAAATAAAAGATCAGTTTTGTCACTTTAAGTTACTTTTTGTCACTTTAAGTTACAATTTCAGGTTGAATAAACAATGTATAAATCTACATTTCTGAAGGCAAAAGCCCTGCAATCGCTGATCAGTGTTTCTCACTCTGGGCCATAGAACCTTGTCAGGCACAAAAATATCTTGCTTGGAGAAAATTAGTTACTTTTCTCTTATTGTCATACCTATTTTCTCAGCTGGAGCTGTCTGCCTTACATCAGATTTGTGAAGACTGCAAAGTCTTTTTGTGATTCAAcctaatgtatttttttaaagcaatactaACCACTGTCCGGCTATACTGAATTTCAGTGTTCATGGGGCAAACACTCactattaaaataaacaaatgttcAAGTCATAGTAGGTTTAAAATAATAAGCTGTTACTATTACAAAGTTATCAAAATTCAACACTGATCATAGTGCACATAAAAAATATTGATGAAACCTCATTCGTGGTATTAGTAGTGGAGTTTTTTTATATCTATTCTACATTTGTCTCTAAGAGACTACTTAAAAgtcaaattaaatgtaaatatcaTAACATTAGCTATAGTATGACTAGAAGTAAAGTGGCAGTGCTAGCTGTACAGGATGTAACTGTTGTATCTTTGGTATGTGATAGATTTTAGATGTATCAAGAATAACAACTACGATAATGCAATTGCGGATTCTGTATTGTCTACCAGAAGCGTAAACTACTGGAAACATGGCCTTGCTGATATGACTAAGACAATAAAATACTGGACTTTACAtacaaaattgcatttgttttcttttgttaaaattcCTGTTAGAGAAAAGTCTAGTAACAATATTtccaaatttttattttaaactctgaAGCAAAGAGTTCATTTTGCAAATGGAAGCTGATGTCAGCATTTGAAAGCCATTTAAACTGACAAGTTTCACAGCAAATCTCATTGCTTATTCTCCCTGCCTGGATTCTGATAGGTGTGGAGATGGGCCTATTAGTGCATAAATTTTGCTGTCCTATATTGCAGAGCAACTTGAAAGTAAGTTTATTTGAACTAAGTAGATTGGCCCTCTACTTTAATATACTCAGAACACAATTACCACTACATAAAATTATGCAGCTATCTGAAGTCATTAAAGCAATTCTATAAAATACATATATAGGCACCTAAAAAAGAAGCCAGATGTTCTGAAATGCAGAGTACCTGGaaattctgctgacttcagtgaaaacaTGGCTGTTTAattttaggctcctaattttgaaaatcttggcacaATATTTCTAAAGGAATTCGTGTTGACTAAGCAAGCAACTTTGAGCATCATGAAGTGCAGAGGAGGAGTTCATGTGTTGATGGGGACACAGGATGAGACATTCCCTAGAATGGGCTGGGTATCCATATGAAGGAAAACAGGAGTTTTCCCCAGGGTCTAGGTTTGTGGGAGAGTTCTTTGAGGGGAAAAAGGGATGCTACTGCTGTAGTTCCATAAATCCCAAGACAACAGATTCCTGGGGAGGTGGCAGGATGACCCTATACTTGCAGCAGACTGTTCAGAAATGAAGCAGAGGAGTAGAGTGAGCAGAATACTGTTACTATATAATCTAAataattctgaaataaaaaaggtGCAACAAAGTCTCATTCTCGATTTAAAACCACCATATTGAAAACCCTCTATAGAGATATTCTGCTGTTTTAATGGTGCCTCGAAATCAGGATGGTCCCATAAACCTGAGTGATCCTTTCTAAAACCCCATTTCCATTTCCTTGTTCTACAAAACTCAATTTAGACACTTTCTACAGTGCAATTCAAACCAAGAGGCCAGGACAAAGGTCAGCTTTTGACAGACATATATTAATTGGGATCAGTGGCAAGTGAGTGAGGTGTCAGTCAATAAATCCTGCCAAAATCTGATCATTTCACTTGAAGACACACCATGTACCGCAATCAAGTGTCTATATTTACAGATGTTAAAGTTAATTTTGTATAAAAAGAAAAGTTGTGTATCTTCTAGAATATGGATGTTCACATTTAGTATATTTAAGCAAATGCCAACATAAACATCTTCAAATTTAATAGGTTTGATATGACTCATCATTTCATAAATCTTCAGAGCCAGTTTTCCATCAAGTATATACCCCATTCCACTACAGTAGGGAGGATATACCTTAAATGGATATTCGTCATAAGAAATATATCTTTTTCTGTAAAACCCTCTGTAGGAAAAGTTATCAATTAGAGGGTAACCAGTAAAAAAACTGTCTGAAGAATTGACATTTTGAAGAAACATTAATAAGTTGCCAGCGTTGATGAAAACATCAGAATCAGTCTTCATAATGTATTTAGTATTTGAACAAAACTCAGACACCCATCTGAATGCCATGATTGTTTTCAAGGTAAGATTGTTGTAAGTATCCATAAAATCTTGGCGAATTATGTCGCCATACAGAATACTTTCATCTTCTATTGATAATGCTAAGCTGTCTTCTCTTTCAGCTCCTTGTCCTAGTAAGAACAGTATTAGAACCTGACTGTCCCCCCAGGATTTTTTAGAACCCCATGTTATTCTAATGGCCTGCCTTGCCTCTATCTCCATAGGTTGTGAAGACACCAAGATGACCAGAAACGGATTTGTATCTTTGCATTTCAAACGTTCCCGCAGCGTGAAGAGGAAGTTCTGCTTGTAAACTGGCTCATATTCGTAGAAATACATCCAGTTTGTATGCTCTATCACAGTATGCAAAGGAAGTGTCAGGTACCATGTCATTATTATGACAGAAAGCATTGAAAGTGCCAAAAAACTCCATTTTAAGTATTTCCTAGACATATTCACCAGAAGCAGCTACAAGATAGATGTGTGCAGCAGAACTTCAAGAGGCTTACAAAATCCTGGGTCACAACTTTTGGGAGCTAGCTTCTTGCTGAAAGAAATGCAGATGGAAAAGGTTAGTACATTAAGAATGCACTTGTACTCATTTTATTATCTGCCTAAAATTGTAACTACAAAATGTGGCTTGGTATCATGAGATCAGAAAAGGAAAACTACTCTGGCCCTGCTAAACACTGTTCTTTAGCCACCACTTATATTTTGAACACCACATTCTGATTATGATTGAAGTTTGCTGGTGACTAGATGAGTGGTGACTGATCTTATTCAAGAACAGCTTTCTCCTTTGGAGTCTCATCTACTAAAGGATGAAGTATAGAGCACCCTTAATTCCAGAGATAGTTAAGGGCTCTCAGCACATCAACCCAGTGTCTTATACTCATTTAAAGCTTGATGCTGGAAGGATGGTGACACACAAAAACAGATGActaagttgtttttttaaattaccgcTCAAAACCCAGTAACAGTTGGCAATTTCTTTTGATGGAAAAGAGGTAAATAATTGTATTACATTTGTAGTTATTGAGTTTTTTATGTAAGCAGGAAGTGTCCAGGAGGATATAAACACAAAAAGACACAAACAAGTGCAGACAAATATGCTGTCTCGTCTCATTTTTAGACCTGGCACAGCCTCATCTCCTCATGAACTGCTTGCTCTTGGCTGAATATGCTAGTGAAGAGTCAACCTCTATACAAGCAAACTAAACAAATATTAGAATTACAAGCCTACATCCGTATGCATTTCAGTGACACAGACCAAGCTCCTGATAATATGCTGAACACACAAAGAAATGGCTATTTCCTTCAAAAAAAAACTATACAATAAAAACAATTAGTTACGCACATATTGAACTAGCCAACTACATAAAGGGAGAATCTACCCAATCCTGCCAAAcagctttgtcattgacttaaatgggagcaggactggtcCACTGTAAAGTAGATCAGGTTCAAACCTTAAGGTTTGTGCCAGAAAAGTTTGCAAGCTTAGCATGTAAACACATACACCTCTACAAAAAATACCCGTCGTCATGAAATAGATTTAAGAAAGGATTTGTTCCTATTCAAATATTTCCCTGCAGTGTCTCTAATCCCAATATTGCAAGACTGTGACAGTGCATGAGCCAGAAAGTGAAATGGACTAGTCCTTTTTCATAGTTCAAGCTGCatgaaatgcaaataataatgaaCAGTTGGCATAAATAGTGAAGAGCTAGTACAAGTCTTTCAGCTAGTGACTTAGGATAGGTCTACactgggatggggtgtgggaaTCGACCTatgatacgcaacttcagctatgcaaatagtgtagctgaagacggtgtatcttaggttgatttagTTGGCCGTGAGGAAAGTGGCAAGTCaaccgctgccactcccccatcgactctgcttctgcctcttgctgcagtggagttccagagtcgaggACAGAGCGACTGGGGATagattttatcgcatctacactagacgcagtaaatcgatccctgatagactGATCGCTACCcgtcgatccagcaggtagtgcagatgtacccttgGATACTGATCCTGCAGACAAATCTATGCAGGCATAGTAGAACCTTGTGGACGCCACCTATATAAATctgattgcagaatcagggccctaaTGTGACAACAGCAATACCTTTAAGGATtgtgtttaaaaattatttccttaATCTAATATTGCCCCTTTAAGGAACAGCATTTGTTCTTTaccatcttcatttaaaaataggtTAGCTGTAAACAGACATTACACTGTCAAGCAATGACATAATCATTACTATTGTCCATGAAGGGAACAGGAACTCACATGAGATACTTTCAAAAGACTTCCATTGTTGTTTGTGGGAATTCAAAGTTTAATCTGATGCTCAACACACCAAAATCTATCCCTGCAATGTAAAGCTGTCATagcaacaaaaaaattaatttatgtaGGGGGGGAGAGATTTAATTTCACAGAATGATTGCACTGTAATTGACTTTAAAAGTTCGCTTCAGAAATTGTTTttaagcaccaaaaaaaaaaaaaacacccaacccCAACCCACACCCGCCCCCCCACATATATATGGAATTGCAGCATTGGTGTGAACTTTATCTTCCAACAGTTTGGCTGCCCTAGAGTCAAGATGTGGAACAAGATTTGGACTGAAGTTAGGTGATTTTTTACTGCGTATTTTTGGACCTTATCTCATCAGTGCTGTATAATGCATTACCTGCAACATAATAAAGCCATTTTGTGCTTGGCAGTTATTTACAGGAGACACATTATGACAGATAACTAGAAAAATATTGTCATTTCTTAAATCACTAATTattgggatgaaatcctgatctACTGCACATTTGTGGAGTTATTTgcttccctctccttccttccctccctcccttccaaaACAGATGGCAAAAGCTGTTTAGTTTGGCTAGTTAGGAGCCCAGTCCTTGTGAACGCAGATCTGCCTTTGAACTTGGCAGGAGTTTCGCCTATATGGAGAATACAGATTCTGGCCCCATGACTAACCCTTCTGAACATGAATATTTTTTCATTCACCTATCTAACTTGTTCTCtcaaaattggatttttattttgaaagaattagtctgtaatgtatttaaagaaaaagtacaATTCAAATAGGATTTgaattggaaaaagaaaaattcccTAGAAAGACTAAATATGAAATTCTTTCCCTGGCTCATACTAATACCTAGAAGCATAGGACATTTCATTGAAAAGCCACTTAATTTACTGTATTTGTTAACCGCTTAGGAGtgagaatatttaaaaagtgaatcTGGAGCTGAGGTTTGATAGCAGGAGGAAGAAAATGGCAGAAATACATGAGAAAATATAGGGGAGCCTGTCCAGACtgtaaactacacctctaccttgatataacactgtcctcaggacccaaaaaaatcttactgtgttataggtgaaaccacgttatatcgaacttgctttgatccaccagagtgcacagccccgccaccccggagcactgctttactgtattatatccgaattcgtgttatatcaggttgcattatatcaaggtagaggtgtcaTTAGGGTACCCATTACAATACTGACAGAAgattcccaccccctcccatacATAGTCAGCTTAGAGGGCGGGGAAAACTGTTTCCCTCTATTCATACTCTAACTCTGTACAGCTGCTTGTTTCTGATGACGGCTCTTCAGATCATCTAATAACCTCACCTTTGGTATACAGACTTAATGTTAAGTAAATAGCACTCCATAGTATGCATGTCACAGGGCTTGACAACCAaagtttacaaaacaaaaaccaaagacCAGAAAGTTTCCCCTACTCCTGATGTGAAAGGGAACAAGTTCTACCAAGGCAGATCCCTACTTACTTAAAAGTGCAGAGGACATGATCCCAAATATTAAACAACAGGTTGGAGAACAATGTGCTCCAAGGACTGAAGAGAGCTCTGGGGAAAAGAAAGGAGTAAAGATGGAACCACTAATTACTAGCAGCCAATGTATGTAAAAAATCTAAAACATTACAAGCATTATGAGCCAGTTAACCTTGGACACAATGACTTCAGTGTAAGTAGAAGCCTGCCAGTCAGACAAACTGGAAAGGAATGGCACTAATTAATCCTCATGGGATGGAAGAGGGCCCTGTTATTACAGCTtcggactgggactcaggacacctgaATTCTATTCCCAGCCCTGTCTCAGACTCCCTGTCTGACCTTGGGTATGATTTTCAAGACAACTCTGCACCCACAatcaggaccagatttttaaaagaggtcAGCTGCCAATTAGACGCCAAAGTAAGTGgctgctgagcactttggaagTCTGCCTATAAGTGTCACAATGGGAACAGCTGGGTGCTCAGTACTTCAGAAATGTGGGTCTTGACCAGGTGCCTCAATATGAGCCAAGATCTGGCTCCACATCTCTGTCTGCCTCAGTCACCAATACAAAGACTAGAAATGACCATTTTTTTCCACCCACCCCTTGTCTGCCTTTTAAGACTTCCAGCGCTGACAAGCTTGCACCATCTCTTATACAATCATAGCGCTATGTGGTTCCCCTCCAGAAGTTCATAACCCATGGTATTCAAACCTAGATGCTTACAAACACCACAGAAAAAATTCCAATCTTTTTCTAGCTAACAGGCACAAATTATCTGAAAATACAATATCTAATTTCTTTGCTTCTGCTTATTTTCCTGAAGGACATAGATCACCAATAGAACATGTACAAGGCATCCTTTGGAAGATGCTAGCTCATAATGAttactagagagacaaggggggggtgagctaatatcttttattagaggaacttctgttggtgaaagacaagtttttgagctacaaaAAGCTCTTCCTCAGACTTAATTCAGATACATTGTAACAAGACTTCAAAAAACTacttggtggttttttttttaaagagtctgAACAATCTTGAGTAATCTTTTTCAAACAGTGTTGCATGTATTTACAGACCTACAAAGAGTCTAAAAGCTTAGCTTACTAAAAAAGAAATCTACTGCCCCCTGCTGATATTAAACAAAAATAGACTTAGACTGCTTTATTTAAAAGACAACTGTGATATAAAAATTTTATCACTGTGCACTGCACTTTACCCTCACTCAGATGAGACCACAGCCCAGAATACATAATATAACTGGACACTTAACTAGTTTTCAGCACAAcatgtattttttgtaaaaacaaaacaaagttaaaactcagaaaaatattaaaataaactaaTCTTTAAAAATCAGCTTAATCTAACCTGAATCATAATCCATTGGTATTGTGCAGACTCACTACAGGgcacagttaaggttgtttgCCATACCTTAACGTGTTTGGATTTCTCTTAAACGTAACCTTAAATCTGAATTCCTGGGTTTGTAATAGCTGAAGTGTGTTTTACTTAAGTTACAGATATGTACTTTCAACTTTACCtccatttcaatatatttttgtcTTGGAATTTCCTTTATAGTGAAGTAGTGCAAGTGTCCCAACCTACTTCAGCACACTCCACTTTTGCAATGGTACCACAGCTCTGCTTACAGTGAAGTTATCCAAGGGAAAAGGGACTctgagggagaagggggaagaagaggagagaaGTGACACTACTCACTATTAAAAGAATTCTAGTATACTGACTTTCTAATACATATTTTTGTGTACTATGACTTTTAGGATAATCTGGTCAAGCCAGAATATCCTAATAACTACATGCAATACTATGTGGCTTCAACATATACAGAACTGTGTCGCTGCAATTTAGCATGTGCTTCTATGTGCATTATTTAGGTGCTTACATAATATGAGTATTTTTGAAAGAAATTCTAAGTGTTATGGAAAGATATTTTGAATCTCCAATTTTGCAAATTAGAAATTGT
It includes:
- the B3GALNT1 gene encoding UDP-GalNAc:beta-1,3-N-acetylgalactosaminyltransferase 1 — protein: MSRKYLKWSFLALSMLSVIIMTWYLTLPLHTVIEHTNWMYFYEYEPVYKQNFLFTLRERLKCKDTNPFLVILVSSQPMEIEARQAIRITWGSKKSWGDSQVLILFLLGQGAEREDSLALSIEDESILYGDIIRQDFMDTYNNLTLKTIMAFRWVSEFCSNTKYIMKTDSDVFINAGNLLMFLQNVNSSDSFFTGYPLIDNFSYRGFYRKRYISYDEYPFKVYPPYCSGMGYILDGKLALKIYEMMSHIKPIKFEDVYVGICLNILNVNIHILEDTQLFFLYKINFNICKYRHLIAVHGVSSSEMIRFWQDLLTDTSLTCH